A single Phragmites australis chromosome 4, lpPhrAust1.1, whole genome shotgun sequence DNA region contains:
- the LOC133915919 gene encoding sister chromatid cohesion 1 protein 4-like isoform X1 produces the protein MFYSQFILAKKGPLGTIWIAAHLERKLRKNQVADTDIGVSVDSIIFPDVPIALRLSSHLMLGVVRIYSRKVNYLFHDCSEALLKIKQAFRSTAVDLPPEESTAPYHSITLPETFHLDDFELPEAAFQGDIDHHVSTKEQITLQDNPERTGYSTSQFGLDERFGDGNSSHIGLDLDEELMLNKDHSIHLESDDGIIIQGRPLVPSIDMDVDDNQSKDEVAEGYSNMDDGPSSHRKLSPPIADVIGGNNFPNWNGYNVQTPDLNDMLLQNESIVGPSASYYQPSPFPCDEPASPEFVSAQAPATPGLMEETVPSRVHESPVLSPQRKASPSINDETAKADTPAAPASDFLHPTTANASDVGAEMTEHALAKPVQVESSVVLQDIDSLRQQCTIEDLPPQCQTSNLEASVDKLAISTDDMTASGEPIIAKTTREDVPWVDPEPSVMENPAQINEPLVDAQGDNVHATNAIVPSADFQQKEQAMQKEVASNVRPNEQSTSEFAEPEKMLSAPDDEFNQANDLGQLTAEKGIAESDGSNKIGSLTSKKRHLEDSLPALESETTEKLSSRPHGKRTTDFVPDDDDLLASILVGRRTPGLTLGSTPLPPRASSLKRPRLGSKIPTLKRKVQLDDAMVLHADTIRQQLINTEDIRRIRKKAPCTRSEIWMIEKGSLEDDIFRKPIFSCLSEELNNSHNRTYEIVELQVQPAMSETIVEDINNVGTSDANGIGTIDDLLHIPDGTQSDAVQPAAGATAALGLQILPDNQVNGVSNDFVADIVFQGVTEPLIDTEKEVALADRAHAQVDTLDNDHLQDVPSDLQHSTDTKVSSPDVVRDSSGQDYAQAADNMTGDFNHFVHSDVNVIENNEVPTSEITGVECNQDAAGLAPPTEDENTLSAMGDNSGLQENNMGPLMDLDMVHDFALKECNDFGSAIHGVDTDFLNYDDDGDYDDANNDEPNPDEFQSLDNSGWSSRTRGVAKYLKTLFDEESGLGRKSVAIDRLLSGKTRKEASRMFFETLVLTTKDYINVEQPSPFDFVSIKPGPKLLKSDF, from the exons ATGTTCTACTCGCAGTTCATTTTGGCCAAGAAGGGGCCCCTCGGGACAATATGGATTGCTGCGCACTTGGAGCGGAAGCTGCGCAAGAACCAGGTCGCGGACACGGACATCGGCGTCTCTGTAG ATTCAATTATATTCCCTGACGTTCCAATTGCACTTCGGTTATCAAGCCATCTTATGTTAGGCGTTGTCAGAATCTATTCTCGGAAGGTCAACTACCTATTCCATGACTGCAGTGAAGCTTTGCTGAAGATAAAACAAGCCTTCAGGTCCACTGCTGTTGATCTACCCCCTGAGGAGTCAACTGCTCCTTATCACTCTATAACACTACCGGAGACATTCCATCTTGATGATTTTGAACTACCAGAAGCTGCGTTTCAAGG TGACATTGATCATCATGTAAGCACAAAAGAACAGATCACCTTGCAAGACAACCCAGAGAGAACAGGGTATTCAACATCCCAGTTTGGCCTAGACG AAAGATTTGGTGATGGCAATTCTTCACATATTGGCTTGGATTTGGATGAG GAATTAATGCTGAACAAGGATCACTCTATTCATCTTGAGTCTGATGATGG CATTATCATTCAAGGCCGACCGTTGGTTCCTTCAATTGATATGGACGTTGATGATAACCAAAGTAAAGATGAAGTTGCTGAAGGATACAGCAACATGGATGATGGACCTTCTAGTCACAGAAAGCTAAGTCCTCCAATTGCAGATGTTATAGGAGGAAACAATTTTCCTAACTGGAATGGTTACAATGTACAGACCCCAGATTTGAATGATATGCTATTGCAGAATGAAAGTATTGTGGGGCCGTCAGCTTCATACTATCAACCTAGCCCCTTCCCTTGTGATGAACCTGCATCACCAGAGTTTGTAAGTGCTCAGGCCCCAGCTACACCTGGTTTAATGGAAGAGACAGTTCCTTCCAGAGTCCATGAAAGTCCTGTTCTGAGTCCACAGAGAAAAGCTTCACCGTCAATCAATGATGAAACTGCAAAGGCTGATACTCCTGCTGCTCCAGCTTCAGATTTTCTTCATCCAACCACAGCAAATGCCAGTGATGTGGGTGCTGAGATGACTGAACATGCATTGGCAAAGCCTGTGCAAGTTGAGTCTTCTGTTGTTTTGCAGGACATTGATTCATTGAGGCAACAATGCACAATTGAGGATTTGCCTCCCCAGTGTCAAACATCAAACTTGGAAGCTTCTGTTGATAAGTTGGCCATCAGTACTGATGACATGACTGCATCTGGGGAACCGATAATTGCTAAAACGACCAGGGAAGATGTACCTTGGGTTGATCCAGAGCCATCTGTGATGGAGAACCCAGCACAGATTAATGAGCCATTGGTTGATGCGCAAG GGGATAATGTGCACGCAACTAATGCAATTGTACCAAGTGCAGATTTCCAACAGAAAGAACAGGCAATGCAAAAAGAAGTGGCATCTAATGTTAGACCAAATGAACAATCAACCTCAGAATTTGCTGAGCCTGAGAAAATGCTGTCAGCTccagatgatgaattcaatcaGGCAAATGACTTGGGGCAGTTAACTGCAGAAAAAGGAATCGCTGAATCTGATGGAAGTAACAAAATAGGCAGTCTTACTAGCAAAAAAAGACACCTGGAAGATAGCTTACCAGCTCTAGAAAGTGAGACTACTGAAAAGTTGTCTAGCCGACCACATGGTAAAAGGACCACCGACTTTGTTCCTGATGACGATGATTTACTGGCTTCTATTTTAG TTGGTAGAAGGACGCCTGGATTGACGCTTGGTTCAACACCACTGCCACCAAGGGCCTCATCTTTGAAACGCCCGAGGTTGGGATCAAAGATACCTACACTCAAGAGAAAAGTGCAATTGGATGATGCCATGGTTCTACATGCTGA TACTATACGGCAGCAGTTGATCAATACTGAGGATATACGACGCATTCGTAAAAAGGCTCCGTGCACTCGTTCTGAAATATGGATGATCGAGAAAGGTTCGCTGGAAGATGATATATTCCGCAAGCCCATCTTTTCCT GCCTATCCGAGGAGCTAAACAACTCACACAATCGGACATATGAGATTGTGGAACTACAAGTGCAACCAGCCATGTCTGAAACTATTGTGGAAGATATCAATAATGTTGGGACCTCTGATGCAAACGGTATTGGTACTATTGATGACCTGCTTCATATTCCAGATGGAACTCAATCAGATGCGGTGCAGCCTGCTGCTGGTGCTACAGCTGCTTTGGGTTTGCAAATACTTCCTGACAACCAGGTTAACGGTGTATCTAATGATTTTGTTGCCGATATTGTGTTTCAAGGAGTCACTGAACCTTTAATTGATACTGAGAAAGAAGTGGCACTTGCTGACAGAGCACATGCTCAAGTTGATACACTGGATAATGATCATCTTCAAGATGTTCCATCTGATTTGCAACATAGTACTGATACAAAAGTGTCAAGTCCAGATGTGGTTCGAGATAGCTCTGGCCAAGATTATGCACAAGCAGCAGACAATATGACAGGGGATTTTAATCATTTTGTTCATAGTGATGTTAATGTGATTGAGAATAATGAGGTTCCTACTTCTGAGATTACCGGGGTGGAATGTAATCAAGATGCTGCTGGTTTGGCTCCGCCAACAGAGGATGAGAACACTTTGTCTGCTATGGGAGATAATTCTGGCTTGCAAGAAAACAACATGGGACCTCTTATGGATCTGGATATGGTGCATGACTTTGCACTGAAGGAATGCAAT GATTTTGGAAGTGCAATTCATGGTGTTGATACAG ATTTTCTGAACTATGATGATGATGGGGACTATGATGACGCAAATAATGATGAGCCAAATCCTGATGAATTCCAGTCTCTTGACAACAGTGG
- the LOC133915919 gene encoding sister chromatid cohesion 1 protein 4-like isoform X2, with protein sequence MFYSQFILAKKGPLGTIWIAAHLERKLRKNQVADTDIGVSVDSIIFPDVPIALRLSSHLMLGVVRIYSRKVNYLFHDCSEALLKIKQAFRSTAVDLPPEESTAPYHSITLPETFHLDDFELPEAAFQGDIDHHVSTKEQITLQDNPERTGYSTSQFGLDERFGDGNSSHIGLDLDEELMLNKDHSIHLESDDGIIIQGRPLVPSIDMDVDDNQSKDEVAEGYSNMDDGPSSHRKLSPPIADVIGGNNFPNWNGYNVQTPDLNDMLLQNESIVGPSASYYQPSPFPCDEPASPEFVSAQAPATPGLMEETVPSRVHESPVLSPQRKASPSINDETAKADTPAAPASDFLHPTTANASDVGAEMTEHALAKPVQVESSVVLQDIDSLRQQCTIEDLPPQCQTSNLEASVDKLAISTDDMTASGEPIIAKTTREDVPWVDPEPSVMENPAQINEPLVDAQDFQQKEQAMQKEVASNVRPNEQSTSEFAEPEKMLSAPDDEFNQANDLGQLTAEKGIAESDGSNKIGSLTSKKRHLEDSLPALESETTEKLSSRPHGKRTTDFVPDDDDLLASILVGRRTPGLTLGSTPLPPRASSLKRPRLGSKIPTLKRKVQLDDAMVLHADTIRQQLINTEDIRRIRKKAPCTRSEIWMIEKGSLEDDIFRKPIFSCLSEELNNSHNRTYEIVELQVQPAMSETIVEDINNVGTSDANGIGTIDDLLHIPDGTQSDAVQPAAGATAALGLQILPDNQVNGVSNDFVADIVFQGVTEPLIDTEKEVALADRAHAQVDTLDNDHLQDVPSDLQHSTDTKVSSPDVVRDSSGQDYAQAADNMTGDFNHFVHSDVNVIENNEVPTSEITGVECNQDAAGLAPPTEDENTLSAMGDNSGLQENNMGPLMDLDMVHDFALKECNDFGSAIHGVDTDFLNYDDDGDYDDANNDEPNPDEFQSLDNSGWSSRTRGVAKYLKTLFDEESGLGRKSVAIDRLLSGKTRKEASRMFFETLVLTTKDYINVEQPSPFDFVSIKPGPKLLKSDF encoded by the exons ATGTTCTACTCGCAGTTCATTTTGGCCAAGAAGGGGCCCCTCGGGACAATATGGATTGCTGCGCACTTGGAGCGGAAGCTGCGCAAGAACCAGGTCGCGGACACGGACATCGGCGTCTCTGTAG ATTCAATTATATTCCCTGACGTTCCAATTGCACTTCGGTTATCAAGCCATCTTATGTTAGGCGTTGTCAGAATCTATTCTCGGAAGGTCAACTACCTATTCCATGACTGCAGTGAAGCTTTGCTGAAGATAAAACAAGCCTTCAGGTCCACTGCTGTTGATCTACCCCCTGAGGAGTCAACTGCTCCTTATCACTCTATAACACTACCGGAGACATTCCATCTTGATGATTTTGAACTACCAGAAGCTGCGTTTCAAGG TGACATTGATCATCATGTAAGCACAAAAGAACAGATCACCTTGCAAGACAACCCAGAGAGAACAGGGTATTCAACATCCCAGTTTGGCCTAGACG AAAGATTTGGTGATGGCAATTCTTCACATATTGGCTTGGATTTGGATGAG GAATTAATGCTGAACAAGGATCACTCTATTCATCTTGAGTCTGATGATGG CATTATCATTCAAGGCCGACCGTTGGTTCCTTCAATTGATATGGACGTTGATGATAACCAAAGTAAAGATGAAGTTGCTGAAGGATACAGCAACATGGATGATGGACCTTCTAGTCACAGAAAGCTAAGTCCTCCAATTGCAGATGTTATAGGAGGAAACAATTTTCCTAACTGGAATGGTTACAATGTACAGACCCCAGATTTGAATGATATGCTATTGCAGAATGAAAGTATTGTGGGGCCGTCAGCTTCATACTATCAACCTAGCCCCTTCCCTTGTGATGAACCTGCATCACCAGAGTTTGTAAGTGCTCAGGCCCCAGCTACACCTGGTTTAATGGAAGAGACAGTTCCTTCCAGAGTCCATGAAAGTCCTGTTCTGAGTCCACAGAGAAAAGCTTCACCGTCAATCAATGATGAAACTGCAAAGGCTGATACTCCTGCTGCTCCAGCTTCAGATTTTCTTCATCCAACCACAGCAAATGCCAGTGATGTGGGTGCTGAGATGACTGAACATGCATTGGCAAAGCCTGTGCAAGTTGAGTCTTCTGTTGTTTTGCAGGACATTGATTCATTGAGGCAACAATGCACAATTGAGGATTTGCCTCCCCAGTGTCAAACATCAAACTTGGAAGCTTCTGTTGATAAGTTGGCCATCAGTACTGATGACATGACTGCATCTGGGGAACCGATAATTGCTAAAACGACCAGGGAAGATGTACCTTGGGTTGATCCAGAGCCATCTGTGATGGAGAACCCAGCACAGATTAATGAGCCATTGGTTGATGCGCAAG ATTTCCAACAGAAAGAACAGGCAATGCAAAAAGAAGTGGCATCTAATGTTAGACCAAATGAACAATCAACCTCAGAATTTGCTGAGCCTGAGAAAATGCTGTCAGCTccagatgatgaattcaatcaGGCAAATGACTTGGGGCAGTTAACTGCAGAAAAAGGAATCGCTGAATCTGATGGAAGTAACAAAATAGGCAGTCTTACTAGCAAAAAAAGACACCTGGAAGATAGCTTACCAGCTCTAGAAAGTGAGACTACTGAAAAGTTGTCTAGCCGACCACATGGTAAAAGGACCACCGACTTTGTTCCTGATGACGATGATTTACTGGCTTCTATTTTAG TTGGTAGAAGGACGCCTGGATTGACGCTTGGTTCAACACCACTGCCACCAAGGGCCTCATCTTTGAAACGCCCGAGGTTGGGATCAAAGATACCTACACTCAAGAGAAAAGTGCAATTGGATGATGCCATGGTTCTACATGCTGA TACTATACGGCAGCAGTTGATCAATACTGAGGATATACGACGCATTCGTAAAAAGGCTCCGTGCACTCGTTCTGAAATATGGATGATCGAGAAAGGTTCGCTGGAAGATGATATATTCCGCAAGCCCATCTTTTCCT GCCTATCCGAGGAGCTAAACAACTCACACAATCGGACATATGAGATTGTGGAACTACAAGTGCAACCAGCCATGTCTGAAACTATTGTGGAAGATATCAATAATGTTGGGACCTCTGATGCAAACGGTATTGGTACTATTGATGACCTGCTTCATATTCCAGATGGAACTCAATCAGATGCGGTGCAGCCTGCTGCTGGTGCTACAGCTGCTTTGGGTTTGCAAATACTTCCTGACAACCAGGTTAACGGTGTATCTAATGATTTTGTTGCCGATATTGTGTTTCAAGGAGTCACTGAACCTTTAATTGATACTGAGAAAGAAGTGGCACTTGCTGACAGAGCACATGCTCAAGTTGATACACTGGATAATGATCATCTTCAAGATGTTCCATCTGATTTGCAACATAGTACTGATACAAAAGTGTCAAGTCCAGATGTGGTTCGAGATAGCTCTGGCCAAGATTATGCACAAGCAGCAGACAATATGACAGGGGATTTTAATCATTTTGTTCATAGTGATGTTAATGTGATTGAGAATAATGAGGTTCCTACTTCTGAGATTACCGGGGTGGAATGTAATCAAGATGCTGCTGGTTTGGCTCCGCCAACAGAGGATGAGAACACTTTGTCTGCTATGGGAGATAATTCTGGCTTGCAAGAAAACAACATGGGACCTCTTATGGATCTGGATATGGTGCATGACTTTGCACTGAAGGAATGCAAT GATTTTGGAAGTGCAATTCATGGTGTTGATACAG ATTTTCTGAACTATGATGATGATGGGGACTATGATGACGCAAATAATGATGAGCCAAATCCTGATGAATTCCAGTCTCTTGACAACAGTGG